The genomic region GTATTTGAGATGCTGCTAGGGTGGTGGCCGCATCACAGGTAACTAGAGGTATTTTGGCCAATCTAGGATATTGGGGTAACTGCTGTAAATACTTCTGCGCGTTGACATTATCAGTATCTAACAAAATCACATCAAATTGCCATACCCTGGCCAAAATTTCCGCCTGTTCTAAATCATCTACTTCTATTACCCGATGCTCTGTTAAAGAGGGATGGGGATTGGATTCTAGTTCTGCACTAACTAGTCTAAGGATTTTTAAGGTTTTTTGTTTAGGTAAGGGTTCCTCCCACTGAGAATCTATCTTCTCTGGTTTTGCTACCATACACCATCTTTCTACTATGGGAACCATAGCCGAATATTCCACTGGTAAGCTCAAAAAATCATCCGCTCTATTTAAGTAAGCCTGTTCTTTTTCTGCACCTGTAGCAGTAATAATTACGGGAATATGTCGAGTCGCACCGTCTGATTTTAGCAGAGTTAGCACGTCCCAACCAGAAAGCAGAGGTAGTAGAGGATTTAAAAATATAGTTTTCGGTTGTAATCTTCTTGCCTTTTCCAGCGCTTCAGTTCCAGAACGAGCAATTACTACCCGATATCCCAAACTTTTCAGGTGTTGGGTGATTTCCTCTATATATCTACTGACTGCTTCCACAATCAAAATTAAACGCTGGGAAGATATTAATTGGGGTGTTTCCCCATTTCCCCCGGGTGTCTCTGTAAAACTTGTTTTTGGCGGGGAGGGTGGCAATAACAAGGTGAATTGACTACCTTTGCCTTCACGAGATAAAAAACTTACATCTCCTCCATGTAACCGCGCTAATGCCCTGGTGAGGACTAATCCTAACCCAGTACCCTCAAACTGGCGATTTAGGGGGTTTTCTAACTGTTGGAATTTTTGGAAGATTAAATGTTGTTGGTGGTCAGGAATACCAATTCCCGTATCCCATACTGTAAAAGCAATCCATCCTTCCCATCTATTTACTCGCAGTCCCACTTTCCCAAAACTTTCGGTGAATTTGAAGGCATTGCCCAGTAAATGTACTAACATTTGTCTTAACCTTAGTTCATCCGCCACTATTTCTTTTAGTCCTGGCTCAATGCTCAAGCTAAATTCATGACTGGGCAATGACTCACCCTTTCTTCCTGTTTGAGTATGTACCGATCTGGCTTCTGCCAAGGCGCGATCGCACACTTCCTGAATTCGTACTGGTGATGGTGTGAGTTCCATCTGTCCAGTTTCCATGCGTGTCAAATCTAAAATATCATTCACCACACTCATCAAATGACGACCACTTTGATGAATTAGTCCTGCATACCGAGCTTGTCTTTCATTTAATTCTCCTAAATTCTTATCCACTAGAAGTCTTGACAAACCCAAAACTGCTGTTAAGGGAGTCTTTAACTCATGGCTAATACAGGCTAGGAATTCATCCTTTAACCGATTAAGTTGAATTAAATCCGCATTTTTAGCGGCTAGTTCCTTAAATAGTTGTTGTTGTTCGGTCACATCTGTTGCTAAGACTAACCATAGGTCCTTGGTTAAAAGTTGTGAATTTTCCTTTGTTAGTGTCAATTGTGATTCTGTACCCCAGATTTTCAGTTCTCGACTATCTAGGGGGATTTTAGCAAACTGCCAAATTCGTTCCTGGCCATTTTGCACCTCTACCACACAGATACAAGTACCTTGTTGAGAGTCTAGATAGCAGTAGTTGGGGGAGTCATTGGCCTTACTATAGGATTCCTCTATTGTGTTTAAATCTGGTTGATAATCTTGTATATGTTTTAAATTAAGTTTATTTGTATCTAAAGATTTTTCTATGGGGAGACTAGATTTTACATATTCACTGGCACGGGTGTGATTATGAATGGGTTGTGGAACTTGCTTTTTAACAGCAGTCAAAATGGTTTCCACCTGCATTCTAATCCCTTCAGGATCTTTCAAAACTCCCAATTGTTCCCACCAAGCAGAATTTTTAGTTAGGATCTCACCGTTTCCGGTTTGCAACATCAAGGGCCAAGGTAATCGCTCTAACAATTGAACAAAAGGATTTCTTTGCCAGGGGCGAGTTGTTTTCCTCTGGATATCATCAGTTTTCTGGGGAGGATTGTCTTTCCTAATAACCTCACTATGGCTAGTAAAAAAAGCTAATAGGCGTTTACTGTCAAGTAAACCCAAGAATTTCCCATCTGAGTCAATTAGGGCCCAGTCTAAACTTGAGTTCTTTTGATGTTTTGGATAGCGTAACAACAGACCTAGTTTATTCAAGGAATCGGATGCTACAATAGTTTCTAGTGGGGATATAAGATTAGAATGGCAGGTAGAAATAGGTTGTTCCAGATTTAAAAGTGTTTTTTCATGAGTGGTCAACAATTTACCCATTAATTTAGTGGTAGACAACAATCCCATGGGAGAATGTTGGGAATTCAGCACCACTAGACGGTCACACTGCTCCTTGACGAAAATTTCTATAACCACTGCTAGAGTAGTTGTTTCGGAGCAGGTAGGTACAGTTGCCAGAAAATCATAAAGTGGGCATTCTAGCATTAACATAAGCCTTGGGGGTCTTTTTTGCTGTAGTTAGTATCCACAGGCACTTTGACCGAGTCACTGACTGCCAACACACCAATGTCATAGAAACTGCGTCAGCAACGGTCATGGCTAAAACAATTATTACTCCAAATATTGGTTTTAGAACCTTGAGGAATTATAATGATTAATATTGAGACAATACTTCAATTTTGTTTATTTATCTTATCAGTGTGGTAATATAGTGACTATAAGCTGGCGATTTCATTTGGGAGAAAAGTGCAGCTATGGTGATTTCCATATTAAGCAAATATACAAGCAAGCCAACATAAATGATATTATTTATATTATTCCTATATCGTGCACTGGAAAAACTCCTCTATAGTCTAATTAATACTCTTATAGATCCAACACCTGTTTTGTCTATAAGCTTAAACACGAGCAATATCTATACAAGTAATATATCAGGATTAAAAATACCCAACACCTACTTATTAAGTTATATTAAAACAAAAAGATACTTAGGTTTTGATAATAAAGAAGGTTACACACTTGTTCTGGCTTGTGAAAACTCACACACACATCAACAGTTTCAAGACATGACCGATGGAGAAAGACACGAAATATTAAAAAAGCTAAAGTTGGATTACGGCAAGATTTTGCTCAACTATTTTAGTGTGGACCAGAATTTGAA from Cylindrospermopsis curvispora GIHE-G1 harbors:
- a CDS encoding ATP-binding protein translates to MLMLECPLYDFLATVPTCSETTTLAVVIEIFVKEQCDRLVVLNSQHSPMGLLSTTKLMGKLLTTHEKTLLNLEQPISTCHSNLISPLETIVASDSLNKLGLLLRYPKHQKNSSLDWALIDSDGKFLGLLDSKRLLAFFTSHSEVIRKDNPPQKTDDIQRKTTRPWQRNPFVQLLERLPWPLMLQTGNGEILTKNSAWWEQLGVLKDPEGIRMQVETILTAVKKQVPQPIHNHTRASEYVKSSLPIEKSLDTNKLNLKHIQDYQPDLNTIEESYSKANDSPNYCYLDSQQGTCICVVEVQNGQERIWQFAKIPLDSRELKIWGTESQLTLTKENSQLLTKDLWLVLATDVTEQQQLFKELAAKNADLIQLNRLKDEFLACISHELKTPLTAVLGLSRLLVDKNLGELNERQARYAGLIHQSGRHLMSVVNDILDLTRMETGQMELTPSPVRIQEVCDRALAEARSVHTQTGRKGESLPSHEFSLSIEPGLKEIVADELRLRQMLVHLLGNAFKFTESFGKVGLRVNRWEGWIAFTVWDTGIGIPDHQQHLIFQKFQQLENPLNRQFEGTGLGLVLTRALARLHGGDVSFLSREGKGSQFTLLLPPSPPKTSFTETPGGNGETPQLISSQRLILIVEAVSRYIEEITQHLKSLGYRVVIARSGTEALEKARRLQPKTIFLNPLLPLLSGWDVLTLLKSDGATRHIPVIITATGAEKEQAYLNRADDFLSLPVEYSAMVPIVERWCMVAKPEKIDSQWEEPLPKQKTLKILRLVSAELESNPHPSLTEHRVIEVDDLEQAEILARVWQFDVILLDTDNVNAQKYLQQLPQYPRLAKIPLVTCDAATTLAASQIPGLGVFPCLTPMGKEMIHSNNLDHLVSVLEIASGIGCPPNILVVDITMLSDLPDVNNKHAHGRLSNTQKPDSPQYSLKDMMQSQKLVARQNSTNKGQVGGEWFQALIQYLQTAGFKAGIGNCWRELVQQIIHQSVDLILLCIGEATVTQEIENVLNSLANLQVRLPPILVLDKRTSHINVNLLGGLGKVNQGVATQLLPRSISMEDLLGEINQALERE
- a CDS encoding circadian clock protein KaiA; this encodes MSISLNTSNIYTSNISGLKIPNTYLLSYIKTKRYLGFDNKEGYTLVLACENSHTHQQFQDMTDGERHEILKKLKLDYGKILLNYFSVDQNLKTTIDQFISTLFCANIPVPQVIEIHMELIDEFSKQLKLEGRSDETLLDYRLTLIDVLANLCEVYRCSISRIN